In Firmicutes bacterium ASF500, a single genomic region encodes these proteins:
- a CDS encoding putative Hsp20 family chaperone, which produces MMRSIFGENLFDDFFGNDLDLFPALPGSKALYGKHAKNLMKTDVRETENSYELDIDLPGFKKDEVTLELKDGYLSISAAKGLDKDEQDKQGRYIRQERYAGTCSRSFYVGEDVEPADVSARFEDGILKVSLPKREQERLPQSNRIAIE; this is translated from the coding sequence ATGATGCGCAGTATTTTTGGTGAGAACCTGTTTGACGATTTCTTTGGCAACGACCTTGACCTGTTCCCGGCCCTGCCCGGCAGCAAAGCGCTGTATGGCAAGCACGCCAAGAACCTGATGAAGACCGACGTGCGGGAGACCGAAAACAGCTATGAGCTGGATATCGACCTGCCCGGTTTCAAGAAGGACGAGGTCACCTTGGAGCTGAAGGACGGCTATCTGTCCATCAGTGCCGCAAAGGGCCTGGATAAGGACGAGCAGGACAAACAGGGCAGGTATATCCGTCAGGAGCGCTATGCCGGCACCTGCAGCCGCAGCTTCTATGTGGGTGAGGACGTGGAGCCTGCGGACGTGTCCGCCCGGTTTGAGGACGGCATCCTGAAGGTGTCTCTCCCCAAGAGAGAGCAGGAGCGTCTGCCCCAGTCCAATCGGATTGCCATTGAATAA